One window from the genome of Haladaptatus paucihalophilus DX253 encodes:
- a CDS encoding winged helix-turn-helix transcriptional regulator, whose protein sequence is MDEPELESRRVIFGEIRETPGIHFRELLRRHEYAQGTIQYHLRWLEDEGLVESSDDGNFTRYYPAHSFEAADKSTMNALRRTYSRRIIALLASEERLSTAALSERVGKSRSTVSWHLSRLHEEEIVEKERDGRTVLYSLRDPDQVMRLYATYQASFRDRLLDKVLDLWDVY, encoded by the coding sequence ATGGACGAGCCCGAACTCGAATCACGGCGCGTCATCTTCGGCGAAATCCGAGAGACGCCGGGGATTCACTTCCGCGAACTGCTCCGGCGACACGAGTACGCACAGGGGACGATTCAGTACCATCTCCGATGGCTCGAAGACGAAGGACTCGTCGAATCGTCGGACGACGGTAACTTCACGCGCTACTACCCGGCCCACTCGTTCGAAGCGGCGGACAAATCGACGATGAACGCGCTTCGCCGGACGTACTCGCGTCGAATTATCGCTCTTCTCGCGTCGGAGGAGCGACTCAGTACCGCGGCCCTGAGCGAACGCGTCGGCAAGTCGCGCTCGACCGTCTCGTGGCACCTCTCTCGACTCCACGAGGAGGAAATCGTCGAAAAGGAACGCGACGGGCGCACCGTGCTCTACTCGCTTCGGGACCCGGACCAGGTGATGCGCCTCTATGCGACCTATCAAGCGAGTTTCCGCGACCGTCTCCTCGATAAAGTGCTCGACCTGTGGGACGTCTACTGA
- a CDS encoding FAD:protein FMN transferase, which translates to MHRPRIRSRLGDSTPKHRLYATVGEATASFDCCDTTFRIHADGVRAELACERAKDTALRLERQLDAFDESSQVARLNRSGRVTNAHVARIVRRGLAYYERTGGVFDIHHGTIEHELKAYIRGDCSTVSETFDPSSVAVDGDTVTTDGPLDCNGLAKGYIVDRAHAELSGLGRRGFVDGGGDIARPTGPVGIESPYGTETNLRVLSTPWNVATSGGYRRNRDGREHIYNPKEERTRSHNDLVTVVARRDCMEADALATTLAALRPEDAIRLAEDWDGAEALVVHQGVFHETEGFDEHVR; encoded by the coding sequence ATGCATCGCCCTCGGATACGTTCCCGATTGGGGGATTCGACACCGAAACACCGACTGTACGCGACGGTTGGCGAAGCCACCGCGTCGTTCGACTGTTGTGATACGACTTTTCGAATACACGCGGATGGCGTCCGAGCGGAGCTGGCATGCGAGCGGGCGAAAGACACCGCGCTCCGCTTGGAACGGCAACTCGACGCGTTCGACGAATCGAGCCAGGTCGCCCGCCTGAATCGGTCGGGGCGCGTCACGAACGCCCACGTCGCACGAATCGTTCGCCGCGGGCTGGCCTACTACGAACGGACTGGCGGCGTCTTCGATATCCATCACGGAACCATCGAACACGAACTGAAGGCGTACATTCGCGGCGACTGTTCCACCGTCTCCGAGACGTTCGACCCGTCGTCGGTCGCGGTCGATGGTGACACCGTGACGACCGACGGACCGCTCGACTGCAACGGTCTCGCCAAGGGATACATCGTGGACCGGGCGCACGCCGAACTCTCGGGGCTGGGCCGCCGGGGATTCGTCGACGGCGGCGGCGACATCGCACGGCCGACCGGACCGGTCGGCATCGAGAGTCCGTACGGCACCGAGACGAATCTCCGCGTGCTCTCGACGCCGTGGAACGTCGCCACGTCGGGCGGCTACCGCCGCAACCGCGACGGGAGAGAGCACATCTACAATCCGAAGGAGGAACGCACCCGGTCGCACAACGACCTCGTGACGGTCGTCGCGCGTCGAGACTGCATGGAAGCCGACGCGCTCGCCACCACGCTCGCCGCGCTCCGACCCGAGGACGCGATTCGACTCGCCGAAGACTGGGACGGGGCGGAGGCGTTGGTCGTCCATCAGGGCGTCTTCCACGAAACGGAGGGATTCGATGAACACGTCCGGTAA
- a CDS encoding AMP-binding protein — translation MDTLADVDEIVHEPSREFVESTNVWEFMQEHDIDDYEELIERTCSEVDWFWDEMVDYLDIDFYEDYDSVRDDSEGPQFSDWYPGGKINIAHNTLDRYAQVDSPERNHVACIWEGEPSDVREITYHELYREANMVANALEERGIETGDTVGLYMPMVPEVISILYGILKVGAIAVPIFSGFGTDATATRIEDSECSVLFTGDGFYRRGSEVVLKDTADEAIEEAGHVEHTIVYDRLGSDDIPWDDERDERWDEAVLEQDDEYETKELDASAESMLLYSSGTTGKPKGIVHTHAGQLLQCAKEIYFGFDHKDADRFFWVSDIGWMMGPWTLIGNHAFGGTVFMYEGAPDYPDPDRFWEMIDRHGLTVFGISPTAIRALRQYGDEWLDDYDLSSLRLLGSTGEPWDPESWLWFYENVGGSEAPIINISGGTEICGCFLMPMPIQSLKPCTLGGPGLGMDIDIVNANGESIADTHERGYLVARDSCPSMTKSLWSGDERYLNTYWSTFDDMWNHGDWAQKDEDGFWFLHGRSDDAINVAGRKVGPAEVEGALMDHDAVNQAAAVGVPDDTTGQAVVTYVILEPDVDAGDDLRADLREQVGEELGKPFRPREILFVDEFPKTQSGKIIRRAIEAAYTGEDLGDMSSIENPDSLEKLDEAN, via the coding sequence ATGGATACACTCGCGGATGTAGACGAAATCGTCCACGAGCCGTCACGGGAGTTCGTGGAATCGACGAACGTCTGGGAGTTCATGCAGGAACACGACATCGATGACTACGAGGAACTCATCGAGCGCACGTGCTCCGAAGTGGACTGGTTCTGGGACGAGATGGTCGACTACCTCGACATCGACTTTTACGAGGACTACGACTCCGTTCGGGACGACAGCGAGGGGCCGCAGTTCTCGGATTGGTACCCGGGCGGGAAAATCAACATCGCCCACAACACACTCGACCGGTACGCACAGGTCGATAGCCCGGAACGGAACCACGTCGCCTGCATCTGGGAGGGCGAACCGAGCGACGTGCGCGAAATCACGTACCACGAGCTATACCGGGAGGCGAACATGGTCGCCAACGCGCTCGAAGAGCGCGGCATCGAGACGGGCGATACGGTGGGCCTGTACATGCCGATGGTTCCCGAAGTCATCTCGATACTCTACGGCATCCTCAAGGTCGGCGCGATAGCCGTCCCCATCTTCTCCGGGTTCGGTACCGACGCCACCGCGACCCGCATCGAGGATTCGGAGTGTTCCGTGTTGTTCACCGGCGATGGGTTCTACCGCCGCGGCAGCGAGGTCGTCCTGAAGGACACGGCCGACGAGGCCATCGAGGAGGCGGGCCACGTCGAACACACCATCGTCTACGACCGACTCGGAAGCGACGACATTCCGTGGGACGACGAACGGGACGAGCGATGGGACGAGGCCGTCCTCGAACAGGACGACGAGTACGAGACGAAGGAACTGGACGCGAGCGCCGAGTCCATGCTCCTCTACTCCTCGGGAACGACGGGCAAACCGAAGGGCATCGTCCACACGCACGCGGGGCAGTTGCTGCAGTGTGCGAAGGAGATTTACTTCGGCTTCGACCACAAGGACGCAGACCGGTTCTTCTGGGTGTCCGACATCGGGTGGATGATGGGACCGTGGACCCTCATCGGCAACCACGCGTTCGGCGGCACGGTCTTCATGTACGAAGGCGCGCCGGACTACCCCGACCCCGACCGCTTCTGGGAGATGATAGACCGCCACGGCCTGACCGTCTTCGGCATCTCGCCGACCGCGATTCGGGCGCTCCGCCAGTACGGTGATGAGTGGTTGGACGACTACGACCTCTCCTCGCTCCGCCTGCTCGGGTCGACCGGCGAACCGTGGGATCCCGAATCGTGGCTCTGGTTCTACGAGAACGTCGGCGGAAGCGAGGCACCGATAATCAACATCTCGGGTGGCACCGAAATCTGTGGCTGCTTCCTCATGCCGATGCCGATACAGTCGCTCAAACCCTGCACGCTCGGCGGACCGGGGCTGGGCATGGACATCGACATCGTGAACGCTAACGGCGAGTCCATCGCCGATACGCACGAACGGGGCTACCTCGTCGCCCGCGACTCCTGTCCGTCGATGACGAAATCACTCTGGTCGGGCGACGAACGCTATCTGAACACCTACTGGTCCACGTTCGACGACATGTGGAACCACGGCGACTGGGCGCAGAAGGACGAGGACGGATTCTGGTTCCTCCACGGCCGCTCCGACGACGCCATCAACGTCGCCGGGCGGAAGGTCGGCCCCGCCGAAGTGGAAGGCGCGCTGATGGACCACGACGCGGTGAACCAGGCCGCAGCGGTCGGCGTCCCTGACGACACGACCGGACAGGCCGTCGTCACCTACGTCATCCTCGAACCCGACGTGGACGCGGGAGACGACCTCCGTGCGGACCTCCGCGAACAGGTCGGCGAGGAACTCGGCAAGCCGTTCCGCCCGCGCGAAATCCTCTTCGTGGACGAGTTCCCGAAAACCCAGTCGGGGAAGATAATTCGCCGGGCCATCGAGGCGGCCTACACGGGCGAGGATTTGGGCGACATGTCGAGTATCGAGAATCCCGATTCGCTCGAAAAATTGGACGAAGCGAACTGA
- a CDS encoding DUF7565 family protein — MSAWECDIDGCGERFDSVEDAIVHQTSEHERQECKVCGAVVPDGYFAIRHAFDEHSRAEYVRAYDANSSDVRTRERIRDEIEETADLKGVVSRLDLTGGELP; from the coding sequence ATGAGCGCTTGGGAATGTGACATCGACGGCTGTGGGGAACGGTTCGACAGCGTCGAAGACGCCATCGTCCACCAGACTTCGGAGCACGAACGCCAGGAGTGCAAAGTCTGCGGGGCGGTCGTCCCGGACGGCTACTTCGCCATCCGCCACGCCTTCGACGAGCACTCACGCGCCGAGTACGTGCGTGCGTACGATGCGAATTCGAGCGACGTACGGACGCGCGAGCGAATCCGCGACGAAATCGAGGAGACGGCGGATCTCAAGGGAGTCGTCTCCCGACTCGACCTAACGGGCGGCGAACTGCCCTAA
- a CDS encoding HAD family hydrolase, producing MATCYFDLDGTLVRHTASFEEMFVAARESLGIPDRDGLHDSYVTAFLDYFSACNDEPYRAAMSDICAEFDLPTDGETFADARIEAELERTELVSGAHELLTDLETDHTLGVLTNGVGRVQREKLRRHGLSEYFDAEIISCEVGVNKPDAEIFELARRELPDDAHAFVADDLERDVLPAQAVGFTGIWISETDDPRADASVESLSSVRPVLA from the coding sequence ATGGCAACCTGTTATTTCGACCTCGACGGAACGCTGGTACGTCACACGGCGTCGTTCGAGGAGATGTTCGTTGCGGCACGGGAGAGTCTGGGTATCCCCGACCGCGACGGGCTTCACGATAGCTACGTGACGGCGTTTCTCGACTACTTCTCGGCGTGTAACGACGAGCCGTATCGGGCCGCGATGAGCGACATCTGCGCCGAGTTCGACCTCCCGACCGACGGCGAGACGTTCGCGGACGCGCGAATCGAAGCGGAACTCGAACGGACCGAACTCGTTTCCGGCGCGCACGAACTGCTCACGGACCTCGAAACCGACCACACGCTCGGCGTCCTGACGAACGGCGTCGGACGCGTCCAGCGCGAGAAGTTGCGACGCCACGGTCTGTCCGAGTACTTCGATGCCGAAATCATCTCCTGTGAAGTCGGGGTGAACAAACCCGACGCGGAAATCTTCGAACTGGCTCGGCGGGAGTTGCCCGACGATGCACACGCGTTCGTCGCGGACGACCTCGAACGCGACGTTCTCCCGGCGCAGGCAGTCGGATTCACGGGGATCTGGATTTCTGAGACGGACGATCCGCGGGCCGACGCGTCCGTCGAGTCGCTGTCTTCGGTTCGACCCGTTCTCGCCTGA
- a CDS encoding PHP-associated domain-containing protein has product MHVKVLDEKVVRRAKQRGLDALVYAPHFVRLPEIRRRTERFSDDDLLVVPAREVFTGTWRNRKHVLAVGLDEPVPDFITLTGAMAEFERQNAAVLVPHPEFLSVGVSEADIRVHSDVIHAVETYNPKHWERHNRRAKAIVETTDKSAFGSSYAHLHGTIGEVWTAFDTPVETEAELVEQLRTGNVTRVVHRTGRSHELRRRVEFAHLGWENSWKKIDRLVLSGMEPTHPDHEAYDGQFDDISVY; this is encoded by the coding sequence ATGCACGTCAAAGTGCTAGACGAGAAGGTTGTCCGCCGGGCGAAGCAACGCGGCCTCGACGCCTTGGTGTACGCGCCGCACTTCGTCCGCCTCCCGGAGATTCGTCGGCGGACGGAGCGATTCTCCGACGACGACCTGCTCGTCGTGCCCGCACGCGAGGTGTTTACCGGGACGTGGCGGAACCGAAAACACGTCCTTGCCGTCGGACTCGACGAACCCGTTCCGGATTTCATCACGCTCACCGGCGCGATGGCGGAGTTCGAGCGACAGAACGCCGCGGTCTTGGTACCTCACCCCGAGTTCTTGAGCGTGGGCGTCTCGGAGGCCGATATTCGCGTCCACAGCGACGTGATTCACGCCGTCGAGACGTACAACCCGAAACACTGGGAGCGACACAACCGTCGGGCGAAAGCCATCGTCGAAACCACCGACAAATCCGCGTTCGGGTCGTCGTACGCCCATCTCCACGGAACCATCGGCGAGGTGTGGACGGCGTTCGACACCCCCGTCGAAACGGAAGCCGAGTTGGTCGAGCAACTCCGGACGGGGAACGTGACGCGCGTCGTCCACCGCACGGGGCGAAGCCACGAGCTCCGGCGACGGGTGGAGTTCGCACACCTCGGGTGGGAAAACTCGTGGAAGAAAATCGACCGTCTCGTCCTCTCGGGAATGGAACCGACGCATCCCGACCACGAGGCCTACGACGGACAGTTCGACGATATCAGCGTTTACTGA
- a CDS encoding metal-dependent hydrolase: MNRKEHVMNAALLGIGLGYVLHPAGDTTTFYTIVEVGVPVILGALFPDVDTAFGKHRKTLHNLPVLALFYVFPMVFGNLQFVWIGILTHYALDMLGSKRGLALFYPYEKEFGAPFGVSVSSNYATMVTLAVTAFELVVAALFVNRQFLVHAGLTAVGIQ; the protein is encoded by the coding sequence ATGAATCGAAAGGAACACGTCATGAACGCGGCACTTCTCGGTATCGGACTCGGATACGTCCTTCATCCGGCGGGGGACACGACCACGTTCTACACCATCGTCGAGGTCGGCGTTCCGGTCATCCTCGGCGCGCTCTTTCCCGACGTGGATACCGCGTTCGGCAAACACCGGAAGACGCTCCACAATCTCCCGGTGCTCGCGCTGTTCTACGTCTTCCCGATGGTGTTCGGGAATTTGCAGTTCGTCTGGATCGGCATCCTCACCCACTACGCTCTCGACATGCTCGGAAGCAAGCGCGGCCTCGCGCTGTTCTATCCGTACGAGAAGGAGTTCGGCGCGCCGTTCGGCGTTTCGGTGAGCAGCAACTACGCGACGATGGTTACGCTGGCGGTGACGGCCTTCGAATTGGTCGTCGCGGCGCTCTTCGTCAATCGGCAGTTCCTCGTCCACGCCGGACTCACGGCAGTCGGGATTCAGTAG
- a CDS encoding CinA family protein, translated as MSTNDDAIEKRVGDALRESDATVATAESCTGGLIGSLLTDVPGSSDYFDRGLVTYSYDAKMEHVGVTREALDEHGAVSEPVARQMARGVRDAAGTTWSVATTGIAGPAGGTEDKPVGTVFIGVAHAGEWGSGESYSSVARHEFDGSRQEIKAKIARQALSDLFVELE; from the coding sequence ATGAGCACGAACGACGACGCCATCGAGAAGCGGGTCGGAGACGCGCTCCGCGAGTCGGACGCGACGGTCGCAACCGCCGAGTCCTGTACCGGCGGCCTCATCGGGTCGCTGTTGACGGACGTACCGGGGTCGAGCGACTACTTCGACCGGGGACTCGTCACCTACTCGTACGACGCGAAGATGGAACACGTCGGCGTCACGCGTGAGGCGCTGGACGAACACGGAGCCGTGAGCGAACCCGTCGCCCGGCAGATGGCTCGCGGCGTGCGCGACGCCGCGGGAACGACGTGGAGCGTCGCCACGACCGGCATCGCGGGACCGGCTGGGGGAACGGAGGACAAACCCGTTGGAACCGTCTTCATCGGGGTCGCTCACGCCGGTGAGTGGGGAAGCGGCGAGAGCTATTCGTCGGTCGCGCGCCACGAGTTCGACGGGTCGAGACAGGAGATAAAGGCAAAAATAGCGCGACAGGCCCTCTCCGACCTCTTCGTCGAACTGGAGTGA
- a CDS encoding pyridoxal phosphate-dependent aminotransferase translates to MDYDTPLFFHVMSYATDADRDVIDMVSGNPDWGSPPGIAEGLHEYADLGGEDFQYPPSEGLVELREEIAARRDVDVSQVVVTAGGGEANYLAMARAMEREAGDEFILTDPVYPYYPGKTTMLDAKQRFVATAEDGTLDPDDVREAASEDTAGIVVNSPNNPTGAVYDEESMRELVEIAEEYDALLVSDEVYDHFDFSGKFTSALTFDSDHRVVTNSFSKSLAITGFRVGYAIFPPDLVDVAKTRHMLTNVAGSRPSQYAVLHALRETTREYYEENRRLLESRIETFTDALDAAGADYTTPDGAFYVMARFPDFPGTLSNVEKLIDEAGVAGMPGEAFGSSRDDWVRFALVTPRAEEAAERLADYFSDR, encoded by the coding sequence ATGGACTACGACACGCCGCTGTTCTTTCACGTGATGTCATACGCGACGGACGCCGACCGCGACGTCATCGATATGGTGAGCGGGAACCCCGACTGGGGGTCGCCGCCCGGCATCGCCGAGGGGCTTCACGAGTACGCCGACCTCGGCGGGGAGGATTTCCAGTACCCGCCGAGCGAAGGACTGGTCGAACTCCGCGAGGAAATCGCCGCGCGGCGCGACGTCGATGTTTCTCAGGTGGTCGTGACCGCTGGTGGCGGCGAGGCTAACTATCTGGCGATGGCGCGGGCGATGGAGCGCGAAGCGGGCGACGAGTTCATTCTCACCGACCCGGTGTATCCGTACTACCCCGGCAAGACGACGATGCTGGATGCGAAACAGCGCTTCGTCGCCACCGCCGAGGACGGCACGCTCGACCCAGACGACGTTCGAGAGGCGGCGAGCGAGGACACCGCCGGAATCGTCGTCAACTCGCCGAACAACCCGACCGGCGCGGTGTACGACGAGGAGTCGATGCGCGAACTCGTGGAAATCGCCGAGGAGTACGACGCGCTCCTCGTGAGCGACGAGGTGTACGACCACTTCGACTTCTCCGGGAAGTTCACCAGCGCGTTGACGTTCGATTCGGACCACCGCGTCGTCACGAACTCGTTTTCCAAGTCGTTGGCCATCACCGGCTTCCGAGTCGGCTACGCTATTTTCCCGCCGGACCTCGTGGACGTGGCGAAGACGCGCCACATGCTGACGAACGTTGCCGGAAGCAGGCCGTCGCAGTACGCGGTGCTCCACGCGCTCCGCGAGACGACGCGGGAGTACTACGAGGAAAACCGCAGGCTCCTCGAATCGCGCATCGAGACGTTCACCGACGCGCTCGACGCGGCGGGCGCGGACTACACCACGCCGGACGGTGCCTTCTACGTCATGGCTCGCTTCCCCGACTTCCCCGGCACGCTCTCGAACGTCGAGAAACTCATCGACGAGGCGGGCGTGGCTGGCATGCCCGGCGAAGCCTTCGGCTCCTCACGCGACGACTGGGTTCGCTTCGCGCTCGTCACCCCCCGCGCCGAGGAGGCGGCCGAACGACTCGCGGACTACTTCAGCGACCGTTGA
- a CDS encoding ArsA family ATPase, which yields MAEIDVEPVERIEEDVVPTGIDAPEYVLYGGKGGVGKTTMAAATALASARDGTRTLVVSTDPAHSLSDTFEYDIPSEATRIREEIPLYAAEIDPDAALEEQAGMLGGENPLGGMLGDEDDGPMASLLGGAMPGADEAAAMQKLLEFLDDERFERVVVDTAPTGHTLRLLELPELMDTMVGRMMSLRQRFQGMMDGVKGMFGGGADDPEEGMDDLDAFKERIQDLRRTLRDPSKTDFRVVMIPEEMSVFESKRLLAQLDEFGIPVGTVIVNRVMENLADVTDSVDSSRFATPNLEECEFCQQRWEVQQGALREAQDVFRGHTIKRVPLFADEVRGEEMLRVVAACLD from the coding sequence ATGGCTGAAATCGACGTCGAACCCGTCGAACGAATCGAGGAGGATGTCGTTCCAACGGGTATCGACGCACCCGAGTACGTTCTCTACGGCGGGAAAGGCGGCGTGGGGAAGACGACGATGGCCGCCGCGACCGCGCTGGCGAGCGCGCGCGACGGAACCCGAACCTTGGTCGTCTCGACCGACCCGGCCCATTCGCTGTCGGACACGTTCGAGTACGACATTCCGTCGGAGGCGACGCGCATTCGGGAGGAGATTCCGCTGTACGCCGCCGAAATCGACCCGGACGCCGCGCTGGAAGAACAGGCCGGAATGCTCGGCGGCGAGAACCCCCTCGGCGGGATGCTCGGCGACGAGGACGACGGCCCGATGGCCTCGCTGCTGGGCGGGGCGATGCCCGGCGCGGACGAGGCGGCGGCGATGCAGAAACTGCTGGAGTTTCTGGACGACGAGCGATTCGAGAGAGTCGTGGTGGACACCGCGCCGACGGGTCACACCCTCCGGTTGCTCGAACTCCCCGAACTGATGGACACGATGGTCGGTCGGATGATGAGCCTTCGACAACGGTTTCAGGGCATGATGGACGGCGTGAAGGGGATGTTCGGCGGCGGTGCCGACGACCCGGAGGAGGGAATGGACGACTTGGACGCGTTCAAAGAGCGGATTCAAGACCTCCGGCGGACGCTCCGTGACCCGTCGAAGACGGACTTCCGCGTCGTCATGATTCCCGAGGAGATGAGCGTGTTCGAATCGAAGCGCCTGCTCGCGCAACTCGACGAGTTCGGCATTCCCGTCGGGACGGTCATCGTCAACCGCGTGATGGAGAACCTCGCCGACGTGACCGATTCGGTCGATTCGAGTCGGTTTGCGACGCCGAACCTGGAGGAATGTGAGTTCTGTCAGCAGCGGTGGGAGGTCCAGCAGGGTGCGCTCCGAGAGGCACAGGACGTGTTCCGCGGCCATACCATCAAACGAGTGCCGCTGTTCGCCGACGAAGTTCGCGGCGAGGAGATGTTGCGCGTCGTCGCGGCCTGTTTGGACTGA
- a CDS encoding SDR family oxidoreductase — MDETVLITGCSSGIGRETALSFLADGWEVYATARNPADIQTLGEKGCHISTLDVTEADDVERVIDEIIDEHGHLDCLVNNAGYAQPGPVEDVPIEQVHAQFDVNVYGPLRLARAALSHMRERGKGTIINVSSAVGRVAVPGMGIYSGSKFALEGISDSLRGEVDEYDVDVVLVEPGPVDTEFYDRASDEIEGVERSGGYDRFYEMYGDRQAVDGGMPGAVHPKEVADTILDAANVQHPDARYPVGTVAQLTDYARILPASWLDKLYGTVSELSTSDWVKKFFD, encoded by the coding sequence ATGGATGAGACTGTGCTGATAACCGGCTGTTCGTCGGGCATCGGACGGGAAACCGCCCTGTCGTTCCTCGCGGACGGCTGGGAGGTGTACGCGACCGCCCGGAACCCCGCCGACATTCAGACGCTCGGGGAGAAGGGCTGTCACATTTCGACGCTCGACGTCACCGAAGCCGACGACGTAGAGCGCGTCATCGACGAAATCATCGACGAGCACGGTCATCTCGACTGTCTCGTCAACAACGCGGGGTACGCCCAACCCGGCCCGGTCGAGGACGTGCCGATAGAACAGGTCCACGCGCAGTTCGACGTGAACGTCTACGGACCGCTTCGACTGGCGCGGGCCGCGCTGTCCCACATGCGGGAGCGCGGGAAGGGGACTATCATCAACGTCTCCAGCGCGGTCGGCCGCGTGGCCGTCCCCGGCATGGGAATCTACAGCGGATCGAAGTTCGCGCTGGAAGGCATCTCGGACTCCCTCCGTGGCGAAGTCGACGAGTACGACGTCGACGTCGTGCTCGTCGAACCCGGTCCGGTCGATACCGAGTTTTACGACCGGGCGAGTGACGAAATCGAAGGCGTCGAGCGCTCCGGCGGCTACGACCGCTTCTACGAGATGTACGGCGACCGGCAGGCCGTCGACGGCGGCATGCCCGGCGCGGTTCACCCGAAAGAGGTCGCGGACACCATCCTCGACGCGGCGAACGTCCAACATCCGGACGCCCGGTATCCGGTCGGGACGGTGGCCCAGCTCACCGACTACGCGCGCATCCTCCCCGCGTCGTGGCTCGACAAGCTGTACGGGACGGTTTCCGAGCTTTCGACAAGCGACTGGGTGAAGAAGTTCTTCGACTGA
- a CDS encoding endonuclease V codes for MRLAHPEFAPDASLSREEMEELQHEVADAAIFEDAFEFDPESVRAEPTDDAQTHLPTGEDENEGEDDDSDVAVPTESPESPVVVGVDQAFVGDLAVSAVVASRDGEVVERAHAAVETEIPYIPGLLSFREGTAILRAFEELTVEPDLAIVDGSGRIHFREAGIATHIGVMLDLPAIGVAKNLLCGDLRDPPEGHMAEGERVPVVSNSRVSAPDGTVIGYALQSRQYPNPDKRHVNPLYVSSGHRVSAETAAELVWQLCAGYKLPEPTRRADAYADEVTETVDT; via the coding sequence ATGCGCCTCGCACATCCCGAATTCGCGCCGGACGCTTCGCTGTCGCGCGAAGAGATGGAAGAACTCCAGCACGAGGTGGCCGACGCGGCGATTTTCGAGGACGCGTTCGAGTTCGACCCCGAGAGCGTCCGCGCCGAACCGACGGACGACGCGCAGACTCACCTCCCGACGGGCGAGGATGAGAACGAGGGCGAGGACGACGATTCGGATGTCGCCGTGCCCACCGAGTCCCCCGAATCCCCCGTCGTCGTCGGCGTGGACCAAGCGTTCGTCGGCGACCTTGCGGTGAGCGCTGTCGTCGCGTCGCGGGACGGCGAAGTCGTCGAGCGCGCCCATGCCGCCGTCGAGACGGAGATTCCGTACATCCCCGGCCTGCTGTCGTTCCGGGAGGGAACGGCGATTTTACGCGCCTTCGAGGAACTGACCGTGGAACCGGACCTCGCAATCGTGGACGGGAGCGGACGGATTCACTTCCGGGAGGCCGGAATCGCCACCCACATCGGCGTGATGCTCGACCTGCCCGCCATCGGCGTCGCCAAGAACCTGCTCTGCGGCGACCTCCGCGACCCGCCGGAGGGACACATGGCCGAAGGCGAGCGCGTTCCCGTGGTGTCGAACTCGCGGGTCAGCGCGCCCGACGGGACGGTCATCGGCTACGCGCTGCAGTCGCGCCAGTACCCGAATCCCGATAAGCGCCACGTCAACCCGCTGTACGTCAGTTCAGGCCATCGCGTGAGCGCCGAAACGGCCGCGGAACTGGTCTGGCAACTCTGTGCAGGCTACAAACTTCCCGAACCGACGCGGCGGGCGGACGCGTACGCCGATGAAGTAACGGAAACCGTTGATACTTAG